A single Sporosarcina sp. FSL W8-0480 DNA region contains:
- a CDS encoding tRNA threonylcarbamoyladenosine dehydratase: protein MLHQFSRNELAIGPEGIDRMRNTTVAILGVGGVGSFAAEACARSGVGRIILIDKDTVDITNVNRQLVATLSTIGRSKVEVMEERIADVNKDCEVISLHMFYTEETYEEIFSYNPDYVIDASDTISYKIHLIKECVSRGIKIISSMGAANKLDPTRFRIADISKTHTDPIAKVIRLRLKKEGIKKGVPVVFSDESPIVIREDVVETVGKPEAAIRKAKMPPASNAYVPSVAGLVCASWVLNDIVKDIPIERVKDKK, encoded by the coding sequence GTGTTACATCAATTTTCTCGTAATGAATTGGCGATTGGTCCGGAAGGCATCGATCGCATGCGCAATACTACTGTGGCTATACTTGGTGTTGGCGGCGTTGGTTCTTTTGCAGCTGAAGCTTGTGCACGCAGTGGTGTAGGTAGAATTATCCTTATTGACAAAGATACAGTAGATATAACGAATGTGAATCGTCAGCTTGTTGCTACTCTTTCAACGATTGGCCGTTCTAAAGTTGAAGTGATGGAAGAACGGATTGCTGATGTGAATAAAGATTGTGAAGTGATCAGTCTTCATATGTTTTATACAGAAGAGACTTACGAAGAAATCTTCAGTTATAATCCTGATTATGTGATTGATGCATCGGATACGATTAGTTATAAGATCCATTTGATTAAGGAATGTGTTTCCCGGGGAATTAAGATCATTTCAAGCATGGGTGCTGCGAATAAACTGGATCCAACTCGCTTTAGAATCGCGGATATTTCAAAGACACACACAGATCCGATTGCGAAAGTGATTAGACTTCGATTGAAAAAAGAGGGTATTAAGAAAGGTGTTCCTGTTGTGTTTTCGGATGAGAGTCCGATTGTTATACGGGAGGATGTTGTGGAAACGGTCGGAAAGCCTGAAGCGGCGATTCGTAAAGCGAAGATGCCGCCAGCTTCGAATGCGTATGTTCCGTCAGTGGCGGGGCTTGTTTGTGCGAGTTGGGTGTTGAATGATATTGTGAAGGATATTCCGATTGAGCGAGTGAAGGATAAAAAGTAA
- the aspS gene encoding aspartate--tRNA ligase, protein MQRTHYCGELTENTIGQTVTLQGWVQKRRDLGGLIFIDLRDRSGIVQTVFNPDFSKEALEIAESIRSEFVIEVNGKVVEREEKQKNVKLPTGSIEVHVENINIINEAKTPPFIIEDETDVNEEIRLKYRYLDLRRPQLAKVFKMRSDITKTVRNFLDSEGFLEVETPILTKSTPEGARDYLVPSRVHDGQFYALPQSPQLFKQMLMVSGFDRYYQIARCFRDEDLRADRQPEFTQIDMEMSFMTIEDIIELNERLMKKVMKDVKGIDIEIPFKRLPYDEAMSRFGSDKPDTRFGMELQDVSEVVKDSSFKVFAGAVESGGQVKAINVKGSADNYSRKDIDALGEFAARYGAKGLAWLKVDAEGLKGPIAKFFEGEAADALGKLLDAKEGDLLLFVADKKSVVADALGALRLKLAKDLKLIDETKFNFLWVTDWPLFEYDEEEGRYYAAHHPFTMPADVEGLVSNPSSVKAQAYDLVLNGYELGGGSLRIYKRDVQEKMFKALGFTEEEAREQFGFLLDAFDYGTPPHGGIAFGLDRIVMLLSGSTNLRDTIAFPKTASASCLLTEAPSEVDPSQLNELGISIQAK, encoded by the coding sequence ATGCAACGTACACATTACTGTGGAGAACTAACTGAAAATACAATAGGGCAAACAGTTACGTTACAAGGCTGGGTGCAAAAAAGAAGGGACCTTGGAGGGCTCATTTTTATCGACCTAAGAGACCGTTCGGGTATTGTTCAAACTGTTTTCAATCCTGATTTTTCTAAAGAAGCTCTTGAAATCGCGGAATCCATTCGAAGTGAATTTGTAATCGAGGTAAACGGGAAAGTAGTTGAAAGGGAAGAGAAACAAAAAAATGTCAAGCTGCCAACAGGATCCATTGAAGTGCATGTGGAAAACATCAATATCATTAACGAGGCTAAAACACCTCCTTTCATCATTGAAGACGAGACCGATGTAAATGAAGAAATCCGTTTGAAATACCGTTACTTGGATTTACGTCGTCCACAATTGGCAAAAGTATTCAAGATGCGCTCGGACATTACAAAAACGGTTCGTAATTTCTTGGACAGCGAAGGATTCCTCGAAGTGGAGACACCTATCCTGACAAAGTCCACACCAGAAGGCGCAAGGGACTATCTCGTACCAAGCCGTGTTCATGACGGACAGTTCTACGCATTGCCACAATCCCCACAGTTATTTAAACAAATGCTGATGGTTTCCGGGTTCGATAGATATTATCAAATCGCACGCTGCTTCCGTGATGAGGATTTACGTGCAGACCGTCAACCTGAATTCACACAAATTGATATGGAAATGAGCTTCATGACAATTGAAGACATTATCGAATTGAATGAACGGCTAATGAAAAAAGTAATGAAAGATGTAAAAGGAATCGATATCGAAATCCCTTTCAAACGTCTGCCTTACGATGAAGCGATGAGTAGATTCGGATCGGATAAACCGGATACACGCTTTGGAATGGAGCTTCAAGATGTCTCTGAAGTAGTTAAGGATTCTTCATTCAAAGTGTTTGCTGGGGCCGTGGAATCAGGTGGGCAAGTAAAAGCTATCAATGTAAAAGGTTCAGCCGATAACTACTCTCGAAAAGACATTGATGCACTTGGGGAATTTGCTGCACGTTATGGGGCGAAAGGCCTTGCTTGGCTAAAAGTAGACGCGGAAGGATTGAAAGGTCCGATTGCAAAATTTTTCGAAGGTGAAGCGGCTGATGCATTAGGGAAGTTACTTGATGCGAAAGAAGGGGACTTACTCCTGTTTGTTGCGGACAAAAAGTCGGTTGTAGCAGATGCACTTGGTGCCCTACGCTTGAAGTTAGCTAAGGACTTAAAGTTGATTGATGAAACGAAGTTTAATTTCTTATGGGTAACTGACTGGCCATTATTCGAATACGACGAAGAAGAAGGCCGTTATTACGCAGCGCACCATCCATTCACAATGCCTGCAGATGTGGAAGGTCTTGTATCGAATCCAAGTTCTGTAAAAGCACAAGCATATGACCTTGTTTTGAATGGCTACGAACTTGGCGGAGGCTCCTTACGGATATACAAGCGGGATGTACAAGAGAAAATGTTTAAGGCACTTGGATTCACTGAAGAAGAAGCACGAGAACAGTTCGGTTTCTTGTTAGATGCTTTTGACTACGGTACACCTCCACATGGCGGAATTGCTTTCGGATTGGACCGAATCGTTATGTTGTTATCCGGTTCAACAAATCTGCGCGATACAATTGCATTTCCGAAGACAGCAAGTGCGAGCTGCTTGCTGACAGAAGCGCCAAGCGAGGTAGATCCTTCACAACTTAACGAATTGGGAATTTCCATTCAGGCAAAATAA
- the hisS gene encoding histidine--tRNA ligase, which produces MNFKVPRGTQDILPSESWKWQRVESIIREICDIYRYKEIRTPIFEQTEVFLRTVGDTTDIVTKEMYTFTDRGNRSMTLRPEGTAPVVRSFVENKMFGYPDQPVKLYYQGPMFRYERQQAGRYRQFVQFGVEAIGSADPAIDVEVITLALEVYKRAGLKDIKLVLNSLGDSESRNLHRNALVEHFSPNIGEFCKDCQSRLEKNPLRILDCKVDHENPLMATAPSLTNYLNEESKVYFDQVKSYLDDLGIAYELDPNLVRGLDYYNHTAFEIMSTADGFGAITTLCGGGRYNGLAEELGGPAAPGIGFGMSIERLLLAMDAEGKSFEQEPELDVYIVTLDTAAYRKGFKLLNELRSSDIRADMDYMDRKMKAQMKSADRFNAKSVIVIGEDEVNNQVVQLKNMGDGSQQKVSDTEIIETLKEQLK; this is translated from the coding sequence ATGAATTTTAAAGTACCAAGGGGGACGCAGGACATTCTCCCATCAGAATCATGGAAATGGCAGAGGGTAGAGTCGATTATCCGCGAAATATGCGATATATATCGCTACAAAGAAATCCGCACACCAATTTTCGAACAAACCGAAGTGTTTCTACGTACAGTTGGAGATACAACCGATATTGTAACGAAAGAAATGTACACATTTACCGATCGTGGAAATCGCTCAATGACGTTAAGACCCGAAGGCACAGCTCCGGTCGTCCGTTCATTTGTTGAAAATAAAATGTTCGGCTATCCGGACCAACCCGTCAAGCTATACTATCAAGGCCCAATGTTCCGATACGAACGCCAACAAGCTGGACGTTACCGCCAATTTGTCCAGTTCGGAGTTGAAGCAATCGGAAGTGCGGACCCTGCTATTGACGTAGAGGTAATCACTCTCGCATTGGAAGTGTATAAGCGTGCCGGTTTGAAGGATATTAAGTTAGTCCTCAATTCATTGGGAGACAGCGAATCGAGAAATCTGCACAGAAATGCGCTCGTTGAACACTTCTCCCCAAACATCGGGGAGTTCTGTAAGGATTGCCAGTCTCGTTTGGAGAAAAATCCGCTTCGCATCCTTGACTGTAAGGTCGATCACGAGAATCCATTAATGGCGACTGCTCCATCATTGACGAATTATTTGAATGAGGAGTCTAAAGTATATTTCGACCAAGTAAAGAGTTATTTGGATGATCTCGGAATTGCATATGAACTTGATCCGAACTTAGTGCGTGGACTAGATTATTATAATCACACCGCATTTGAAATCATGAGTACTGCAGACGGTTTCGGTGCCATCACGACACTATGCGGTGGGGGACGATACAATGGGTTGGCGGAAGAGCTTGGAGGTCCGGCGGCTCCTGGGATCGGCTTCGGCATGAGCATTGAGCGTCTATTATTAGCAATGGATGCGGAAGGAAAGTCATTCGAGCAAGAACCGGAGCTTGATGTTTATATTGTTACATTAGATACTGCTGCCTACCGAAAAGGTTTTAAATTATTGAATGAATTGAGAAGCTCTGACATCCGTGCAGATATGGATTACATGGATCGTAAAATGAAAGCACAAATGAAATCGGCAGATCGATTCAATGCGAAATCTGTAATTGTAATCGGAGAAGATGAAGTGAACAATCAAGTCGTTCAACTCAAAAATATGGGCGATGGTTCACAGCAAAAAGTATCCGATACGGAAATTATTGAAACACTAAAAGAACAGTTGAAATAA
- a CDS encoding SH3 domain-containing protein, with protein MSKLCKWMLAFILIIAFNYDFPTISAKGETVIINTNSLNVRSGPGLTYPVTGSMKLGDRVEVMSTDGDWYEVKVGSRSGWIASWLVVDQGAVGTSNKTAVSKVNALNIRIEPSISSAVIGQLMAGDAVEITGRKGDWASIVSKGNDGWVHTDYITEISKSESGQAGTLSKQQTSKAEQFTVSVDALNVRQEPGLSSKKIGLIRNGEVYPIVQVDGNWVKIKLDNKTEAWVYSFHGTIGPKGNQPSNSSVISKVTVLTNGTNIRQSATTSSTIVKRANAGESLTVVAEEGDWYKVALPTGENAFIAKWVVSSGEVTKAGLQSNDGKSDRPKGTLKGLTIVVDAGHGGNDRGTTGLHGTDEKLLTLKTAQSLSAKLKAAGAKVILTRDSDTYISLRKRVSTNLQANADAFISLHYDANPNTSITGFTTYYTNSNQKAFAAAVNSGLEKSIDLRNRGVQPANYLVLRENKKNSILVELGFLSNPSEERILITEKFREQATHGIYQGIIQFFDKN; from the coding sequence TTGTCGAAATTATGTAAATGGATGTTGGCTTTCATCCTAATTATCGCCTTCAACTACGATTTTCCTACAATATCTGCAAAAGGCGAAACAGTCATCATCAATACCAATTCACTTAATGTCCGTTCGGGGCCAGGGCTGACTTATCCAGTGACCGGTTCGATGAAATTAGGTGATCGGGTTGAGGTGATGTCAACCGATGGGGATTGGTATGAGGTTAAAGTCGGATCACGTTCAGGATGGATTGCGTCTTGGCTTGTAGTGGACCAAGGGGCGGTTGGGACTTCGAATAAGACTGCTGTCTCAAAAGTGAATGCTTTGAATATCCGAATCGAGCCATCAATTAGTTCTGCTGTAATTGGGCAGTTAATGGCCGGAGATGCAGTAGAAATCACCGGGCGAAAAGGTGATTGGGCTTCCATCGTCAGTAAGGGAAATGACGGATGGGTACATACAGATTACATTACGGAAATTTCAAAAAGTGAAAGTGGACAAGCCGGCACTCTTTCAAAACAGCAAACAAGTAAAGCCGAACAGTTCACCGTATCAGTCGATGCCCTGAACGTTCGACAAGAACCTGGACTTTCCTCGAAAAAAATTGGATTGATACGAAACGGGGAAGTTTACCCTATTGTTCAAGTAGATGGAAATTGGGTTAAGATTAAACTTGATAACAAAACCGAAGCTTGGGTCTATTCCTTCCACGGCACAATTGGTCCGAAAGGTAATCAGCCATCTAATTCTTCGGTAATCAGTAAAGTAACTGTTTTAACTAACGGAACGAATATTAGACAATCAGCGACTACCTCATCCACTATTGTCAAACGGGCAAATGCAGGGGAGAGCCTAACCGTAGTAGCTGAAGAAGGCGATTGGTATAAGGTGGCTTTACCGACTGGGGAAAATGCATTTATCGCTAAATGGGTTGTTTCTTCCGGTGAAGTTACAAAAGCAGGTTTACAAAGTAATGACGGCAAATCGGATCGTCCAAAGGGTACGTTAAAAGGGTTAACAATTGTTGTTGATGCCGGTCACGGAGGCAATGACCGTGGAACAACAGGTTTGCATGGTACTGATGAGAAACTCCTCACGTTAAAGACCGCACAGTCCTTATCTGCAAAGTTAAAAGCCGCCGGCGCCAAAGTAATCTTGACTCGTGATTCCGATACGTACATCTCTTTACGTAAACGTGTTTCCACCAACTTGCAAGCAAATGCGGATGCTTTTATCAGCCTGCATTATGATGCGAACCCGAATACATCGATAACAGGATTCACTACGTATTACACGAATAGCAACCAAAAAGCATTTGCAGCAGCAGTGAACAGCGGACTGGAAAAATCCATCGACCTCCGAAATCGTGGCGTGCAACCTGCCAATTATTTGGTTCTTCGAGAAAACAAGAAGAATTCGATTCTTGTGGAATTGGGTTTCCTATCCAACCCTTCAGAGGAACGGATCCTTATTACTGAAAAGTTCCGCGAGCAGGCAACACATGGGATTTATCAAGGGATCATTCAATTTTTCGATAAGAATTAA
- the dtd gene encoding D-aminoacyl-tRNA deacylase, translating into MRVILQRSGEASVTVDGEVTGSIDKGYVLLVGVTHDDREQDADYIAKKIAGLRLWEDDEGKMNHAIDEVGGAILSVSQFTLYGDVRKGRRPSFIEAARPEHAEPLWNYFNDAMREQGLHVETGIFGAMMDVELVNDGPVTIIIESK; encoded by the coding sequence TTGAGAGTCATTTTACAAAGATCTGGTGAAGCGTCCGTCACAGTTGATGGGGAAGTGACAGGCTCAATCGATAAGGGCTATGTCCTTCTTGTAGGCGTCACTCATGACGACAGAGAGCAGGATGCTGATTATATCGCAAAGAAAATAGCCGGCCTTCGATTATGGGAAGATGATGAAGGAAAGATGAATCATGCAATCGATGAAGTGGGAGGAGCCATTCTTTCCGTTTCCCAATTTACATTGTATGGAGACGTAAGAAAAGGACGGCGCCCGAGTTTCATCGAGGCGGCAAGACCGGAACATGCAGAGCCGCTCTGGAACTATTTTAATGATGCAATGCGTGAGCAAGGCTTGCATGTCGAAACAGGGATATTCGGTGCCATGATGGACGTGGAGCTAGTCAATGATGGTCCGGTTACAATTATTATCGAGTCAAAATGA
- a CDS encoding bifunctional (p)ppGpp synthetase/guanosine-3',5'-bis(diphosphate) 3'-pyrophosphohydrolase, giving the protein MAKNRDMTTDEIFKLIASYMNEQHVAFVKRAYEGAKAAHEGQFRSSGEPYILHPIQVAGILAELQMDPSTVAAGFLHDVVEDTDVSREDLIRDFGEEVAMLVDGVTKLERLKFKSNEEKQAENHRKMFVAMARDIRVILIKLADRLHNMRTLKHVPEEKQRRVAAETLDIFAPLAHRLGISTIKWELEDTALRYLNPQQYYRIVNMMKKKRDERENYLLNVMDLIRNEIGEMELEAEISGRPKHLYSIYRKMVLQQKEFNEIYDLLAVRIIVNSIKDCYAVLGIIHTLWKPMPGRFKDYIAMPKQNLYQSIHTTVVGPAGDPLEVQIRTEEMHRIAEYGVAAHWAYKEGKTVSEKPNNIDSKLKWFREILEFQNESSNAEEFMESLKFDLFSDMVYVFTPNGDVIEIPQGSVPIDFAYRVHSEVGNRTIGAKVNGKMVPLDTELFTGDIVEILTSKQSFGPSRDWLKIANTSQARNKIRQYFKKQLREENIIKGTEMVEKEVKLQEFDLKAVLTPENIQRTIDKFSFTSEEDMYAAIGSNGITAQQVVNRLAEKIRKERDHQETIDKIVSDMKTPQQVRTTESGVIVRGLENLLIRLSRCCNPIPGDDIVGFITKGRGVSVHRSDCPNIHTEEDTDRLIDVEWAVDSNASRKDFQVDIEISAFDRQGLLNEVMMVVADTKTPMVAVSGKADKEKIAKINMTIKITDVAHLHRIVDRIKQIRDIFSVQRVIH; this is encoded by the coding sequence ATGGCGAAAAACCGTGACATGACGACAGATGAAATATTTAAACTGATTGCTTCCTATATGAATGAGCAGCATGTCGCGTTCGTCAAAAGAGCGTATGAGGGGGCAAAGGCTGCTCATGAAGGGCAATTCAGAAGTTCTGGCGAGCCATATATTCTGCACCCCATCCAAGTAGCTGGCATTTTAGCAGAATTACAGATGGACCCATCTACTGTTGCTGCGGGTTTCCTACATGATGTTGTAGAAGATACAGACGTCAGCAGGGAAGATTTAATTCGTGACTTTGGAGAAGAAGTTGCGATGTTGGTAGACGGCGTTACAAAGTTAGAAAGACTGAAATTTAAGTCAAATGAGGAAAAGCAGGCAGAGAACCACCGAAAGATGTTCGTAGCAATGGCGAGGGATATTAGGGTTATTCTTATAAAGTTAGCTGATCGTCTTCATAATATGCGCACACTGAAACATGTACCCGAGGAAAAGCAACGTAGGGTGGCTGCAGAGACTTTAGATATATTCGCTCCACTCGCACATCGCCTTGGAATTTCAACGATAAAGTGGGAGTTGGAAGACACTGCACTTCGTTATTTGAATCCACAACAATATTATCGGATTGTCAATATGATGAAGAAAAAGCGTGACGAACGTGAGAATTATTTATTGAACGTGATGGACTTAATTCGCAATGAAATAGGCGAAATGGAACTTGAAGCCGAAATCAGCGGCAGGCCAAAGCATTTGTATTCCATCTACAGGAAAATGGTCCTTCAACAAAAAGAATTCAATGAAATATATGACCTTCTTGCAGTACGAATCATCGTCAATAGCATAAAAGATTGTTATGCAGTTCTTGGCATCATTCATACATTATGGAAGCCGATGCCAGGCCGGTTTAAGGATTATATAGCTATGCCGAAGCAAAATCTTTACCAATCGATTCACACAACAGTCGTTGGTCCGGCTGGAGATCCGTTGGAAGTGCAAATCCGAACAGAGGAAATGCATAGAATTGCAGAATACGGGGTTGCTGCACACTGGGCTTATAAAGAGGGGAAAACAGTCTCCGAAAAGCCTAATAATATCGATTCCAAATTGAAGTGGTTCCGGGAAATACTGGAGTTCCAAAACGAATCATCCAATGCGGAAGAATTCATGGAATCATTGAAATTCGATTTGTTCTCCGACATGGTATACGTGTTTACGCCAAACGGTGATGTAATTGAAATTCCGCAGGGCTCAGTACCGATTGACTTTGCATATCGTGTCCATTCCGAAGTCGGAAACCGCACGATTGGTGCGAAAGTGAATGGGAAGATGGTTCCTCTGGATACTGAATTATTCACAGGCGATATTGTTGAGATACTTACTTCTAAACAATCATTTGGACCAAGTCGAGATTGGTTGAAAATCGCAAATACTTCTCAAGCAAGAAATAAAATTCGGCAATATTTCAAAAAGCAATTAAGAGAAGAGAATATTATAAAAGGCACGGAAATGGTTGAGAAAGAAGTTAAGTTGCAGGAATTTGATTTGAAAGCTGTGTTGACACCGGAAAATATTCAGCGCACAATCGACAAATTCAGCTTTACTTCTGAAGAGGACATGTATGCCGCAATTGGATCCAATGGAATCACTGCTCAGCAGGTTGTAAATAGGTTGGCAGAGAAGATTCGGAAGGAACGTGACCATCAGGAGACGATTGATAAAATCGTTTCGGATATGAAGACCCCGCAACAAGTCCGGACAACAGAGTCTGGTGTTATTGTCAGGGGGCTTGAGAACTTGCTGATCCGACTTTCAAGATGTTGCAACCCGATTCCAGGTGACGACATTGTTGGATTTATTACGAAAGGTCGGGGAGTTTCCGTTCACAGATCAGATTGTCCGAATATCCATACTGAAGAGGATACCGACAGGCTGATTGATGTCGAATGGGCAGTCGACTCGAATGCTTCAAGAAAGGACTTCCAAGTGGATATTGAGATTTCCGCTTTTGATAGACAAGGACTTCTTAACGAAGTGATGATGGTTGTTGCTGATACAAAAACACCAATGGTCGCTGTAAGTGGGAAAGCTGATAAGGAAAAAATCGCAAAAATCAATATGACGATAAAAATAACGGATGTTGCTCATTTACACCGAATTGTCGATCGTATTAAACAAATACGAGACATCTTTTCGGTACAACGTGTAATCCATTAA
- a CDS encoding adenine phosphoribosyltransferase yields MDLKSFVTIVPDYPKEGISFKDITTIMDNGQAYKYATDKIVEFAKEMGTDIIVGPEARGFIIGCPVAYALEVGFAPVRKPGKLPRETIAVEYDLEYGKDTLTIHADAIKPGQRVLIVDDLLATGGTVGATVELVEKLGGVVAGCAFLIELSYLNGRDKLKGYEVRALMSY; encoded by the coding sequence ATGGATTTGAAAAGTTTTGTAACAATCGTGCCCGATTATCCGAAAGAGGGCATCAGTTTTAAGGATATAACAACGATAATGGATAATGGGCAAGCTTATAAATATGCCACAGACAAAATTGTCGAGTTTGCAAAAGAAATGGGAACGGATATCATCGTTGGTCCGGAAGCGAGAGGGTTCATCATCGGATGCCCTGTTGCTTATGCACTTGAAGTAGGTTTCGCTCCAGTCCGTAAGCCTGGGAAACTCCCACGTGAAACGATTGCGGTGGAATATGATCTGGAATATGGTAAAGATACATTGACAATTCATGCGGATGCCATTAAACCGGGTCAGCGCGTATTGATTGTAGATGATTTACTTGCGACAGGAGGAACAGTCGGTGCGACTGTGGAACTTGTTGAAAAATTGGGCGGCGTTGTAGCCGGATGTGCTTTTCTAATTGAGCTCTCCTATTTGAACGGACGCGATAAGTTAAAAGGGTATGAAGTTCGTGCGTTAATGTCGTATTGA
- the recJ gene encoding single-stranded-DNA-specific exonuclease RecJ, whose product MIESMKTWTINRPDEHVVNLFMNELGIPSIHAKILVSRGITGLENAKSFLHMDESCLHDPYLLFDMDKAVARIMQAIERQEKITVYGDYDADGVTSVTVLTTALERLGATVDFKIPNRFEHGYGPNIELFKVMKEAGTSLIITVDNGISGLEAIAYAKSVGMDVIVTDHHEVGEELPSAYAIIHPRHPEGNYPFGELAGVGVAFKLSCALLGEVPDELFEIAAIGTVADLVPLKDENRFIVKEGIRRMRKSNRPGIQALAKVSGTEQSSLNEESLGFMIGPRLNAPGRLGSANPAVHLLKTEDMMEAVSIAEQLDTLNKERQALVTTIAEEAEQALIEMYGDMLPYVIVLAGEGWNPGVVGIVASRLTEKYYRPSIVLSVDKESAVAKGSGRSIQGFDLFKELSKNADILPHFGGHEMAAGMSLSLEDVNSLRDRLNEQGKMVMTDDILTPRLKIDVPLEIGEIEVDVLEGLESLRPFGITFEKPVFLIEDLSATSIRKIGANKNHLKLELTDGENSIDIIGFGNGSIADEMSPGVKLSVTGDLQVNEWNGRKKPQLLLTDLQSNERQLYDLRGIREPNRWISIIPEKNNLFIAFQEASIAHFQALLKNKHIHQFGQVEFMETDHVVLLDMPESTDQLKELIDQTNPKRIYAHFHVNESLYFEGIPSREQFGWYYSFLKKRGIFDLRKQVQELSKHKGWKVDRIYFMTMVFSELGFVKIENGLASVKEDALKKKLSEAPSYQKRERQIELENKLVYAPYMELKNWFDALCKETANREEQLWI is encoded by the coding sequence TTGATAGAATCTATGAAAACTTGGACGATCAACCGTCCGGATGAACATGTCGTAAATTTATTCATGAATGAGTTAGGCATTCCGTCAATACACGCAAAAATCTTAGTGTCGAGGGGTATTACGGGCCTCGAAAACGCTAAATCATTTTTACATATGGACGAAAGTTGCCTGCATGATCCTTACCTGCTTTTCGACATGGACAAAGCGGTTGCACGAATCATGCAAGCTATTGAAAGACAGGAAAAAATAACTGTTTACGGTGATTATGATGCTGATGGAGTTACGAGCGTCACCGTTTTGACGACCGCCCTTGAGCGATTAGGTGCAACCGTCGATTTTAAAATACCTAACCGTTTTGAACACGGTTATGGCCCTAATATCGAATTATTCAAAGTGATGAAAGAGGCAGGAACATCTCTCATCATCACTGTGGATAATGGAATATCAGGTTTAGAAGCTATTGCGTATGCAAAATCCGTCGGAATGGATGTTATCGTAACCGATCACCATGAAGTTGGTGAAGAACTTCCAAGTGCATATGCTATCATCCATCCAAGGCATCCTGAAGGGAATTATCCGTTCGGGGAGTTGGCGGGGGTCGGTGTTGCGTTTAAGCTATCATGTGCGTTGCTTGGGGAAGTGCCTGACGAATTGTTTGAGATAGCTGCAATCGGTACTGTTGCAGATCTTGTTCCTTTAAAAGATGAGAATAGGTTCATCGTTAAGGAAGGGATTAGAAGGATGCGAAAGTCCAATAGACCCGGTATCCAAGCACTGGCGAAAGTAAGTGGCACGGAACAATCTTCTTTAAACGAAGAGTCATTGGGCTTTATGATCGGCCCAAGGTTAAATGCTCCTGGTCGCTTAGGAAGTGCGAATCCGGCGGTCCATCTTTTGAAAACGGAAGATATGATGGAGGCCGTGTCCATTGCGGAACAATTGGATACGTTGAATAAGGAGAGACAGGCGCTTGTTACAACTATTGCGGAAGAGGCTGAACAAGCGCTTATAGAAATGTACGGGGACATGCTGCCGTATGTTATTGTCCTTGCTGGGGAAGGATGGAACCCGGGGGTAGTTGGTATAGTCGCCTCCAGATTGACTGAGAAATATTATAGACCGTCAATAGTATTATCAGTTGATAAAGAATCGGCTGTTGCAAAAGGATCCGGACGAAGCATTCAAGGGTTTGACCTATTCAAGGAATTGTCGAAGAATGCCGATATCCTACCGCATTTTGGAGGGCATGAAATGGCGGCGGGTATGTCACTTTCTCTTGAGGATGTCAATTCGCTTAGAGACCGTTTGAATGAACAAGGGAAAATGGTGATGACAGATGATATCCTGACACCACGTCTAAAGATTGATGTGCCGCTTGAAATAGGTGAAATCGAAGTTGATGTGTTAGAGGGATTGGAGTCCCTACGACCTTTTGGGATAACTTTTGAAAAACCGGTTTTCCTTATTGAAGATCTATCAGCTACGTCGATTCGAAAAATCGGTGCGAATAAGAATCATTTAAAACTTGAACTGACGGATGGCGAGAACAGCATTGATATTATCGGATTTGGAAATGGGTCCATTGCCGATGAAATGAGTCCTGGAGTTAAATTATCCGTAACAGGTGACTTGCAAGTGAATGAGTGGAATGGCAGGAAAAAGCCTCAATTGCTCTTGACAGATTTACAGTCCAACGAACGTCAACTGTATGATTTGCGTGGAATTCGTGAGCCGAATAGGTGGATTTCAATCATCCCTGAAAAGAACAATCTTTTTATAGCTTTTCAGGAGGCGTCGATTGCCCATTTTCAAGCCTTGCTTAAAAATAAGCATATCCATCAATTTGGACAAGTTGAATTTATGGAAACGGACCATGTGGTTCTTTTGGATATGCCAGAGTCTACGGATCAGTTAAAAGAATTGATTGACCAAACGAATCCGAAACGGATATATGCCCATTTTCATGTCAATGAATCTTTGTACTTTGAAGGAATTCCTTCCCGAGAACAATTCGGTTGGTATTATAGTTTTCTTAAAAAACGTGGTATCTTCGACCTTCGCAAACAGGTTCAGGAATTATCAAAGCATAAAGGATGGAAGGTTGATAGAATTTATTTTATGACAATGGTGTTTTCGGAGCTTGGATTTGTTAAGATAGAGAATGGACTTGCTTCAGTTAAAGAAGATGCGTTAAAGAAGAAACTTTCAGAGGCTCCTTCCTACCAAAAAAGGGAGAGACAGATTGAACTTGAAAATAAGCTTGTTTACGCTCCGTATATGGAATTGAAAAATTGGTTTGATGCATTATGTAAAGAAACAGCCAACAGGGAGGAACAATTATGGATTTGA